AGTTGCTCGACCATTTGGCTCTGGGTGCTCAAGGGCATCAGCAGCACCCGCAGCTTTTGTGCGAGCAGTTCCCAGCGGGCGATACGTGCTTCGGCCTGCGCCTTATAGGCTTGGCGCAAGTCGTAGTTCAGCGTGTCCAGCTCCAACTGCGCACCTCGTTGCGCGAAACGCAGCAGCCCAGCGGCGGGCAGGGCGTGGTCCAGTGGGTCGGAGATCGGCAGCAGCAGCAAGTCGCAGTGGCGTGACAGCAGGCTCAACTGTTGCTCGGCGCCTTCGGTGAGGGCGCGCTCATCGCAGATTACGATCACCAGGCTGCCCGGTCGCAACACTTCGCGGCCACGGCGCAGGGCCATGCCCAACGCGTCGGCTTCGGGGCGGCTTTCGGTGTCCAGGCTCTGGTTGACCCGCACCAGGCGGTTAAGCAGTTGCAGCAGGCTTTGCTTGCTGCGCCGGGGTTTGATTTCGTAGTGCTCGTTGTCGCCGAATACCAACCCGCCGACGCGGTCGTTATGCCCCAGGGCCGCCCAGCCGATCAGGCTGGCCGCCTGCGCCGCCAACACCGATTTGAACATCTGCCCCGAGCCGAAGAACAGCCGGCAGCTTTGCTCGACCATGATGAAGATCGGCCGCTCGCGTTCTTCGTGGAACAGCTTGGTGTGGGGCTCCTGGGTGCGTGCGGTCACGCGCCAGTCGATGGTGCGCACATCATCGCCGGCCTGGTACACGCGCACCTGGTCGAAGTCGACACCGCGCCCGCGCAGCTTGGAGTGGTGCAGGCCAATCAACGGGCTGCGCTGGCTCGGCGTGGAAAACAGCTGCACTTCGCGCACGCGATGACGCATCTGGATCAACTCACTGAGCGTGACGCGGATACCATCGGTGGCGTTCATCGGCGTCAAGCGACGGCAACAACGTCGAGAATGCGTTGCACCACGCGGTCCTGGTCTATCCCGGCGGCTTCAGCCTCGAACGACAAGATGATGCGATGGCGCAGTACGTCGAACAGCACCGCCTGAATATCTTCCGGGCTCACGAAGTCACGCCCGGCCAGCCAGGCGTGGGCGCGGGCGCAGCGGTCGAGGGCGATGGAACCGCGTGGGCTGGCGCCGTAGGCGATCCATTCGGCCATCTCCGGATCGAACTTGGCCGGGGTGCGCGTGGCCATTACCAGTTGCACCAGGTATTCCTCCACGGCATCGGCCATGTACAGGCCGAGGATTTCCTTGCGCGCGGCGAAGATTGCCTGCTGGCTGACGCGGCGCTCGGGCTTGGTTTCACCGTTGAGGGCTTCGCCACGGGCTTGTTGCAGGATGCGCCGCTCCACGGTTGCGTCCGGGAAGCCGATCTTGACGTGCATCAGGAACCGGTCGAGCTGGGCTTCGGGCAGCGGGTAGGTGCCTTCCTGCTCAATGGGGTTTTGCGTGGCCATCACCAGGAACAGCGGCGACAGGTCATAGGTGCTGCGCCCCACGCTGACCTGGCGCTCGGCCATCGCTTCGAGCAAGGCTGATTGCACCTTGGCCGGGGCGCGGTTGATTTCGTCGGCCAGTACCAGGTTGTGGAAGATCGGCCCTTGTTGGAATACGAAGCTGCCGGTTTCCGGGCGATAGATCTCGGTGCCGGTGATGTCGGCGGGCAACAGGTCGGGGGTGAACTGGATTCGATGGAACTGCGCTTCGATCCCTTCGGCCAACTCTTTGATGGCCTTGGTCTTGGCCAGGCCCGGCGCGCCTTCCACCAACATATGGCCGTCAGCGAGCAAGGCGATCAACAGGCGATCGATGAGTTTTTCCTGGCCGAGAATCTGCGTAGAAAGAAAGGTTCGCAGCGCAAGCAGCGCTTCACGATGTTCCATCGATGACGGTTCCTGGAAAGATGAGCCCGAGTGCTGTGTGGCAAGCATCGGGCTGGGGTGCCTACTTTAATGCATGGAAGGGGGCGGCGACTAACGGCGTAGCGGGTATTTTTGGCAAAACTTGTAGGAATTTTGTGTGGAGTGCGCAGTTCTGCCCAGAACATTTCTTGTTGTGAACACTGTCAATGTGGGAAGGGGGCTTGCCCCCCGAGAGCAGAGTGTCAGTTATGAACCCGCTGACTGATATACCGCCATCGGGGGCAAGCCCCCTCCCGCATTTATTTATTGGGTGGTCTTAGATCCGGGTGAAGGTGCCGGTACCCTTGAGGATGTTCTGCAGGGTTTCGTCCAGCTCGGCCATGTCCGATGCGGCGGTGGCGTGGGTGATCTGCAACTGATCCTTGCCCCCCAGTGCATCGGCATCGCCCGCCGCCAACTCCACCAACAGGGTGGTCTCGCCCAGCGTCACCTTCAGCCCATCCAGGGTCGACGGCTCGTAATCCCAGGTCAATTCCACTTCGTCTTCGTCCGGATAACGGGTCAGCATGAACATCTCGCCGTTTTTTCCGTGGCAGCAGAGCATGGCCATATTGTCTTCTTCGTCGTCGCACGGAGTGGCCATCAGGGCGTCGGTTTTAAATTGCAGCATGGGAAATCCTGTCTGGAAGAGGGCGTCGCGTGGCGCAATTGTGCCATTGCGGCGAATTTTGCGCTGCATCCTGTGTCACACGTGTTGCATGACCTGACAGCTAGAATCAGTCATTTTCGGCACTCGCGGGTTTGAAATTTGCGTTTTTTTTCACGGCGACTGTCGGGTTGCACTCGTCGCAACCCTAACCCTGCTTACCGATGACCGAATATGTCGCAGCGCTGCAAGAGCAGTCCTCCTACACTCGTTAAGCTGCGCAACGGATGCGCATGTTCCAGGGGCCTGACCTGCCCGTCGTACCGTCACCCGGCAAGGTGCGCATCTTATGGAAGTTGTATGTGACCTGACTGTCTTGTCCAGCTTCACCCACCTGTCACTCTGAATTCGTTATGGTAGACCGCGAACAGAGCTGACGGTCTCCCCGCAAGGGGATAACACGCGACGCTTCCATCAATAACAAGCCCAAGCGGAGTACCACAGATGGCGTTCTTCACCGCAGCCAGCAAGGCCGACTTCCAGCATCAACTGCAAGCGGCACTGGCGCAGCACATCAGTGAACAGGCACTGCCACAAGTGGCGCTGTTCGCTGAACAATTCTTCGGCATCATTTCCCTGGACGAACTGACCCAGCGTCGCCTTTCCGACCTGGCCGGTTGCACCCTGTCTGCCTGGCGCCTGCTTGAGCGCTTTGATCACACCCAACCGCAAGTGCGGGTCTACAACCCCGATTACGAACGTCATGGCTGGCAGTCGACCCACACCGCGGTCGAAGTGCTGCACCATGACCTGCCGTTCCTGGTGGACTCGGTGCGTACCGAGCTGAACCGCCGCGGCTACAGCATCCACACCCTGCAGACCACCGTGCTCAGCGTGCGCCGTGGCAGCAAAGGCGAGTTGCTGGAAATCCTGCCCAAAGGCACCCAGGGCGACGACATCCAGCAAGAATCGCTGATGTACCTGGAAATCGACCGCTGCGCCAACGCTGCCGAACTGAACGTGCTGAGCAAAGAGCTTGAGCAGGTACTGGGCGAAGTGCGTGTGGCCGTGGCCGATTTCGAGCCGATGAAAGCCAAGGTCCAGGACCTGCTGGCCGGTATCGACGCCAGCGAGTTCGGTATCGACGGCGAAGAGAAAGCCGAGATCAAGAACTTCCTGGAGTGGTTGGTGGGCAACCACTTCACCTTCCTCGGTTATGAAGAATTCGTGGTACGTGACGAGGCGGACGGCGGTCATATCGAATATGACGCCAGCTCGTTCCTCGGTCTGACCAAGCTGCTGCGCGCCGGCCTCACCGCCGACGACCTGCGCATCGAAGACTACGCCGTGTCGTACCTGCGTGAACCGACCGTGCTGTCGTTCGCCAAGGCCGCACACCCTAGCCGCGTACACCGCCCGGCGTACCCGGACTACGTGTCGATCCGCGAGATCGATGCGAGCGGCAAGGTCATCAAGGAACACCGCTTCATGGGCCTGTACACCTCGTCGGTGTACGGCGAAAGCGTGCGCGTCATCCCGTACATCCGTCGCAAAGTGGCCGAGATCGAACGCCGTTCGGGCTTCCAGGCCAAGGCGCACCTGGGCAAGGAGCTGGCGCAAGTCGTTGAAGTGCTGCCCCGTGACGACCTGTTCCAGACCCCGGTCGACGAGCTGTTCAGCACCGTGATGTCGATCGTGCAGATCCAGGAACGCAACAAGATCCGCGTGTTCCTGCGCAAAGACCCGTACGGTCGTTTCTGCTACTGCCTGGCCTACGTGCCGCGCGATATCTATTCCACCGAAGTGCGCCAGAAGATCCAGCAAGTACTGATGGATCGCCTGAAAGCCTCGGACTGCGAGTTCTGGACCTTCTTCTCCGAATCCGTACTGGCCCGCGTGCAGCTGATTCTGCGGGTAGACCCGAAGAACCGCCTCGACATCGACCCGCTGCAACTGGAAAAAGAAGTGGTGCAGGCCTGCCGCAGCTGGCAGGACGACTACTCCAGCCTGGTGGTGGAAAGCTTCGGCGAAGCCCACGGCACCAACGTGCTGGCAGATTTCCCGAAAGGCTTCCCGGCGGGTTATCGCGAGCGTTTCGCGGCGCATTCGGCCGTGGTCGACATGCAGCATTTGCTCAGCCTCACCGAGGCCAACCCGCTGGTCATGAGCTTCTATCAGCCGCTAGGCCAGGTGTCCGGGCAGCGTGAGCTGCATTGCAAGCTGTACCACGCGGATACCCCGCTGGCACTGTCCGACGTGTTGCCGATCCTGGAAAACCTCGGCCTGCGCGTGCTGGGTGAATTCCCGTACCGCCTGCGCCACGCCAATGGCCGTGAGTTCTGGATCCATGATTTTGCGTTCATCGCCGCAGAAGGCGTGAACCTGGATATCCAGCAGCTCAACGACACGTTGCAGGATGCGTTCGTGCATATCGTCCACGGCGACGCCGAGAACGATGCGTTCAACCGCCTGGTACTGACCGCCGGCCTGCCATGGCGCGACGTCGCGCTGCTGCGTGCTTATGCCCGTTACCTGAAGCAGATTCGCCTGGGCTTCGACCTGGGTTACATCGCCAGCACCCTGAACAACCACACCGACATCGCTCGCGAGTTGACACGGTTGTTCAAGACGCGCTTCTACCTGGCGCGCAAGCTCACCGCCGACGACCTGGAAGACAAGCAGCTTCGCCTGGAGCAAGCGATCCTCAGCGCCCTGGACGATGTTCAGGTGCTCAACGAAGACCGCATCCTGCGTCGCTACCTGGACCTGATCAAGGCCACCCTGCGCACCAACTTCTACCAGACCGACGCCAACGGCCAGAACAAGTCGTACTTCAGCTTCAAGTTCGACCCGCGTGCTATCCCTGAGCTGCCCAAGCCGGTGCCGAAGTTTGAAATCTTCGTCTACTCGCCACGGGTTGAAGGCGTGCACCTGCGTTTCGGCAACGTCGCTCGCGGCGGCCTGCGCTGGTCCGACCGTGAAGAAGACTTCCGTACCGAAGTACTCGGCCTGGTAAAAGCCCAGCAAGTGAAGAACTCGGTGATCGTGCCGGTGGGCGCCAAGGGCGGCTTCCTGCCGCGTCGCCTGCCGTTGGGCGGCAGCCGGGACGAGATCGCGGCCGAGGGCATCGCCTGCTACCGCATCTTCATTTCGGGCCTGTTGGACATCACCGACAACCTGAAGGACGGCGCCCTGGTACCGCCGTTGAATGTGGTTCGTCATGACGACGATGACCCGTACCTGGTGGTAGCAGCGGACAAAGGCACTGCGACCTTCTCCGACATCGCCAACGGCATCGCCATCGACTACGGCTTCTGGCTGGGCGATGCGTTCGCCTCCGGTGGTTCCGCCGGTTACGACCACAAGAAAATGGGCATCACCGCCAAAGGCGCGTGGGTCGGTGTGCAGCGTCACTTCCGTGAGCGCGGCATCAACGTGCAGGAAGACAGCATCACGGTGGTGGGCGTCGGCGATATGGCCGGCGACGTGTTCGGTAATGGCCTGTTGATGTCGGACAAGCTGCAACTGGTCGCGGCCTTCAACCACCTGCACATCTTTATCGATCCAAACCCGAACCCGGCGACCAGCTTCGTCGAGCGCCAGCGTATGTTCGAGCTGCCGCGTTCGGCCTGGACCGACTACGACACCAGCATCATGTCCGAAGGCGGCGGTATCTTCTCGCGTAGCGCGAAGAGCATTGCCATCTCGCCACAGATGAAAGAACGCTTCGACATCTCGGCCGATAAACTGACCCCGACCGAACTGCTGAACGCCTTGCTCAAGGCGCCGGTGGACCTGTTGTGGAACGGCGGTATCGGTACGTACGTCAAGGCCAGCACCGAAAGCCACGCCGATGTGGGCGACAAGGCCAACGACGCGCTGCGCGTCAACGGTAACGAGCTGCGCTGCAAGGTGGTGGGCGAGGGCGGTAACCTCGGCATGACCCAGCTGGGTCGTGTGGAGTTCGGCCTCAATGGCGGCGGTTCCAACACCGACTTCATCGACAACGCCGGTGGTGTGGACTGCTCCGACCACGAAGTGAACATCAAGATCCTGCTCAACGAAGTGGTGCAGGCTGGTGACATGACCGACAAGCAACGCAACCAGTTGCTGGCGAGCATGACCGACGAAGTCGGCAACCTGGTGTTGGGCAACAACTACAAGCAAACCCAGGCCTTGTCCCTGGCAGCTCGCAAGGCTTACGAGCGAGCAGCCGAGTACAAGCGCCTGATGAGCGACCTGGAAGGCCGTGGCAAGCTGGACCGCGCCATCGAGTACCTGCCGACCGAGGAGCAGCTCACCGAGCGCGCCGCCACCGGCAAGGGCCTGACCCGTCCGGAACTGTCGGTGCTGATCTCGTACAGCAAGATCGACCTCAAGGAAGCGCTGCTCAAGTCCCAAGTGCCGGATGACGAGTACCTGACCCGTGACATGGAGACCGCGTTCCCGCCGAGCCTGGTGGCCAAGTTCGGCGAAGCCATGCGTCGCCACCGTCTTAAGCGTGAGATCGTCAGCACCCAGATCGCCAACGACCTGGTCAACCACATGGGCATCACCTTCGTTCAACGACTCAAAGAGTCGACCGGCATGAGCCCGGCGAACGTGGCCGGCGCCTACGTGATCGTCCGCGACATCTTCCACCTCCCGCACTGGTTCCGTCAGATCGAAGCCTTGGACCATCAGGTTTGCGCTGATGTGCAATTGGAGCTGATGGATGAGCTGATGCGCCTGGGCCGTCGTGCTACGCGCTGGTTCCTGCGCAGCCGTCGCAACGAGCAGGACGCTGGGCGCGATACTGCGCACTTCGGCCCGCACCTGGCCGCGTTGGGCCTCAAGCTCGACGAACTGCTGGAAGGTCCGACCCGCGAAGGCTGGCAGACCCGCTACCAGGCCTACACCGAAGCCGGCGTGCCGGAGTTGTTGGCGCGCATGGTTGCAGGCACTACCCATCTGTACACCTTGCTGCCGATCATCGAGGCCGCCGACGTGACCGGGCATGACGCCGCTGAAGTGGCCAAGGCCTACTTCGCCGTCGGCAGCGCCTTGGACTTGCCGTGGTACCTGCAGCAGATCAGCGATCTGCCCGTGGCCAACAACTGGCAGGCCCAGGCGCGCGAAGCGTTCCGCGACGATGTGGACTGGCAGCAACGGGCGATCACCATTTCCGTCCTGCAAATGGCCGATGCGCCACAAGACATGGAAGCCCGCGTGGCCCTGTGGCTTGAGCAGCACAAGGACATGGCTGATCGTTGGGTCGCAATGATGGTGGAAATCCGTGCTGCGGTCGGCACGGACTACGCCATGTACGCGGTGGCCAACCGTGAGTTGCTGGACCTGGCGTTGAGTGGTCAATCGGTGTTGTAAAACAACGACTGGTACTGGAAGAATCCCTGAATCTCACGATTCAGGGATTTTTTTTGGCCCGGTGAACCCGGGCAGCCCGCTATTGGACGATTATTTCGCAGTGCCCGGAATGATCAACTCCTCAAGGCGAGAGAAGGGTTCAATAGCCTTATCTGCAAGCTCGGTCAGGGTCGTCCTGGCCTTTTCCCAATCCGTTTGCGTCATCTGCATTTCGATTGCGTGGAGGTCGGATGCAAGCATGGGAACCTCATCGACCTCCGCTGTTTTCTTGAGTACATACTTCAACATCGCGTAGGCCAGGCCGAGGTCCTTGGCTAGGCCGTACGTGCGCGGCGCCTGTCGCTCGCCAGGGGCATAGCGGGATGCGTCTTTTTGCGCGCGCGCAAAGTTGGCGAGTGCGTAGCCGTATTCGAGCATCCCGTATACCTGTCCCATCCACGCCAGTTGAGCAAGACGTGATTGTTTTTCGGCAAAACTGGCATTCGACTCATCAGAAAAGACTCGTGCGTATACCGCCAAAGGCAGTCCACCGTCTGCGGACGCTTGCAGGAGTTCTTCGATTCGGGCGTGGCGTAGGGTGTCGTTACTAAAGATCTCAGGCTTTTGTTGATACAACTGGGCGAGTTTGTATTGGGCTTGGTTCCAGCCGACGGCGGCGGACTTCTCCAACCAATGGGTGTCATTGGTAATGAGGTACATGTAATACATGCCCTGGGGATTCTCTTGGCTCGCCGGGTTGGTCAGCAGGCCCTTGGCTTTTTCCAGGGACTGGGCGTCACCCAGTTGTATCAAGGCAGGAATATAGTTCTGAGCCGCAGCCATTCTGAGCCATTTCTTTGTATCGTCGCTTGCGTGGGAAGTGACCTCACCGTTCTTGTGATGCCAGATGCCGTCGCGGTAAGCACCGCATGTGGCCAGGGCGAACTGAGACCAAGCGTTGCCGTTCGCGGCGGCTATGTTTAGAAAGCGCTCGGCTTCTTCAAGTTTGTTGAGCTGGAATATTTTCGCGCCCGTGTGAAGCGCAGCATCGTTCAACTCGTTCAGAGCCGTCTGCATTTCCAGTGGCATTGTTGTTTTTTGCGTGTTCAGTTGCGAAAGCACGCTGAACAGTGCTGGTCGTATTTTTGAATCTGATTTCATGATTGGTGCCTGTAATACGCACTGAAATTGTGCGCAAACAGGGTGTGAGATTGCCTGGGCGCTCAGGCGTTACATAGCTATTGCGTTAGCTTGAGCAGTTTCGATTCCAGGTGATCCAAATGCTGGGTCATCAGGCTGATCGCACGGTTGACGTCGCATTGCTCAACTGCGTCGACAATCGCCACGTGCTCCTGCCACGCACAATACGTGCAGGCTTTGGCCTCATATTGCGCAATGATCAACGACGTCAGCGGCACCAGGCTGTTCAGGAACTGCGCCAGCGGCGCATTGCCTGCTATGGCTGCCAACTGCAGGTGAAACTCCCCCGACAAGCGTATCGCCGGCCCACGCTGGTTACGTTCAATGCAATCGCGCTCGCGGGCGATCAATTCGCGTAATTGGCGGATTTGCCCGGAGCTGGCCTGGGCGCATGCCAATTGCACCACGGTCATTTCGGTCATGCGCCGCGCTTCGAGGATTTGCCGCGTCTGCTGGGCATCCGGCGCCGCTACTTGGGCGCGCTGGTTCGGACGCAGGATAATCACTTGCTGATGGGACAGTTTGGCCAATACCCGACGGATCACGCTGCGGCTCACGCCGAAGGTTTCGCCCAGGCTTTCTTCGGTGAAGCGGCTGGCCGGGGCGATACGTTGTTCGAGGATCGCGTCGAACAGCCGTGGGTAGATATCGTCCACCGAGGGCTTTTTACCGGCTACCAGGCGCAGGGCAGGGAGGAAGGGCTCGCGGTGCAGGGCGTGGGCGGTCATGGTCGTCTCCAAAAAATCAGCTGCCCAGATGGTCGTCCGGGATGTTCAAGCGGATGCCCATGCGCAGGCCTTCCTGGAGGATGTGCTTGCGCATTTCGGCGCTGGCCAGGGCGCTGTTTTTGTTGCGGATGGCGCGCACCACGGCGTCGTTTTCCTGCAGTCGCTCGGCCAGGTGTTCCGGAGAATTGCGCAGCACCTGGGCGCTTTGCTTGAGGGCGTTGCTGGTCTGCTGCACCACGTTCTGGAAAATCGGGTTGGAGGTGAGGGCGAAGAGTTCTTCGTGAAAGCCGATATAGGCGTTCATCCCGGCTTCGGCGTCCCCGGCGTCGAGGGCTTCGCGCATGTCCATGAGGGTCAGGCGCAGCTGGCCGACTTCCTTGCTGCTGATGGACTGGGCTACCAGGCCGACGATGAAGGGTTCGAGGGTGTAGCGCAGTTGCAGGATGTCTTCGAGGCTGGCATCGGCCACGGCGTCGCTCGATTGCGGTTCGCTGATGCTGGTTTCCAGCACGACCACGCCTTTGCCGGGCATGGAACGCACCAGTCCGAGGGTTTCCAGCACGATGACCGCTTCGCGCAGGCTGGGGCGGCTGATGCCCATCTGTTCGGCCAGTTCACGCTGGCCGGGCAGCATTTCACCACGCCGCCACTGGCCACGCGCCAGGGCGGCGCGCAGTTTTTCTACGACTGAATTGACGACGGTTGAGGTGCTGATCACGTCGTGCGCTCCTTGATGTTGCGAATAGATGATTCAATCTGGTGAAAATCCACTGTGGGAGGGGGCAAGCCCCCTCCCACATTTCAGAACTCTTGATGCGCTGGCAACACCGGCTTCTTGGCCTGGAAGGCATAGCCTTGCTGGCCGTCCAAGACTTTGTTGGCGCGTTGGATATCGATGTCTTTTTCCCAGCGGGCAATGGCCACGGTGGCGACGCAGTTGCCGATCAGGTTAGTCAATGCGCGGCCAATGCCCATGAACCAGTCCACCGCCAGTACCAGCACCAGGCCCACGACGGGAATCGCCGGGATCGCCGTGAGTGTCGCGGCCAGAATCACCAGGGCAGAGCCGGGTATCCCGTGGGCGCCTTTGGAGGTGATCAGCGACACCAGCAGGATGGTCAGCAAGTCCGTCATCGACAGCGGTGTGCCGGTGGCATTGGCAATAAACACAATGGCCAGGGTCAGGTAGATGGAGAAACCGTCAAGGTTGAACGAATACCCTGTTGGAATTACCAGGCCCACGGTGGAGCTGCCGATCCCCAGGTGCTCGAGTTTACGCATGACCTGCGGCAGC
The genomic region above belongs to Pseudomonas sp. S35 and contains:
- a CDS encoding DUF58 domain-containing protein, whose product is MNATDGIRVTLSELIQMRHRVREVQLFSTPSQRSPLIGLHHSKLRGRGVDFDQVRVYQAGDDVRTIDWRVTARTQEPHTKLFHEERERPIFIMVEQSCRLFFGSGQMFKSVLAAQAASLIGWAALGHNDRVGGLVFGDNEHYEIKPRRSKQSLLQLLNRLVRVNQSLDTESRPEADALGMALRRGREVLRPGSLVIVICDERALTEGAEQQLSLLSRHCDLLLLPISDPLDHALPAAGLLRFAQRGAQLELDTLNYDLRQAYKAQAEARIARWELLAQKLRVLLMPLSTQSQMVEQLREYLNPQRPAKKQ
- a CDS encoding MoxR family ATPase; this translates as MEHREALLALRTFLSTQILGQEKLIDRLLIALLADGHMLVEGAPGLAKTKAIKELAEGIEAQFHRIQFTPDLLPADITGTEIYRPETGSFVFQQGPIFHNLVLADEINRAPAKVQSALLEAMAERQVSVGRSTYDLSPLFLVMATQNPIEQEGTYPLPEAQLDRFLMHVKIGFPDATVERRILQQARGEALNGETKPERRVSQQAIFAARKEILGLYMADAVEEYLVQLVMATRTPAKFDPEMAEWIAYGASPRGSIALDRCARAHAWLAGRDFVSPEDIQAVLFDVLRHRIILSFEAEAAGIDQDRVVQRILDVVAVA
- a CDS encoding NAD-glutamate dehydrogenase; its protein translation is MAFFTAASKADFQHQLQAALAQHISEQALPQVALFAEQFFGIISLDELTQRRLSDLAGCTLSAWRLLERFDHTQPQVRVYNPDYERHGWQSTHTAVEVLHHDLPFLVDSVRTELNRRGYSIHTLQTTVLSVRRGSKGELLEILPKGTQGDDIQQESLMYLEIDRCANAAELNVLSKELEQVLGEVRVAVADFEPMKAKVQDLLAGIDASEFGIDGEEKAEIKNFLEWLVGNHFTFLGYEEFVVRDEADGGHIEYDASSFLGLTKLLRAGLTADDLRIEDYAVSYLREPTVLSFAKAAHPSRVHRPAYPDYVSIREIDASGKVIKEHRFMGLYTSSVYGESVRVIPYIRRKVAEIERRSGFQAKAHLGKELAQVVEVLPRDDLFQTPVDELFSTVMSIVQIQERNKIRVFLRKDPYGRFCYCLAYVPRDIYSTEVRQKIQQVLMDRLKASDCEFWTFFSESVLARVQLILRVDPKNRLDIDPLQLEKEVVQACRSWQDDYSSLVVESFGEAHGTNVLADFPKGFPAGYRERFAAHSAVVDMQHLLSLTEANPLVMSFYQPLGQVSGQRELHCKLYHADTPLALSDVLPILENLGLRVLGEFPYRLRHANGREFWIHDFAFIAAEGVNLDIQQLNDTLQDAFVHIVHGDAENDAFNRLVLTAGLPWRDVALLRAYARYLKQIRLGFDLGYIASTLNNHTDIARELTRLFKTRFYLARKLTADDLEDKQLRLEQAILSALDDVQVLNEDRILRRYLDLIKATLRTNFYQTDANGQNKSYFSFKFDPRAIPELPKPVPKFEIFVYSPRVEGVHLRFGNVARGGLRWSDREEDFRTEVLGLVKAQQVKNSVIVPVGAKGGFLPRRLPLGGSRDEIAAEGIACYRIFISGLLDITDNLKDGALVPPLNVVRHDDDDPYLVVAADKGTATFSDIANGIAIDYGFWLGDAFASGGSAGYDHKKMGITAKGAWVGVQRHFRERGINVQEDSITVVGVGDMAGDVFGNGLLMSDKLQLVAAFNHLHIFIDPNPNPATSFVERQRMFELPRSAWTDYDTSIMSEGGGIFSRSAKSIAISPQMKERFDISADKLTPTELLNALLKAPVDLLWNGGIGTYVKASTESHADVGDKANDALRVNGNELRCKVVGEGGNLGMTQLGRVEFGLNGGGSNTDFIDNAGGVDCSDHEVNIKILLNEVVQAGDMTDKQRNQLLASMTDEVGNLVLGNNYKQTQALSLAARKAYERAAEYKRLMSDLEGRGKLDRAIEYLPTEEQLTERAATGKGLTRPELSVLISYSKIDLKEALLKSQVPDDEYLTRDMETAFPPSLVAKFGEAMRRHRLKREIVSTQIANDLVNHMGITFVQRLKESTGMSPANVAGAYVIVRDIFHLPHWFRQIEALDHQVCADVQLELMDELMRLGRRATRWFLRSRRNEQDAGRDTAHFGPHLAALGLKLDELLEGPTREGWQTRYQAYTEAGVPELLARMVAGTTHLYTLLPIIEAADVTGHDAAEVAKAYFAVGSALDLPWYLQQISDLPVANNWQAQAREAFRDDVDWQQRAITISVLQMADAPQDMEARVALWLEQHKDMADRWVAMMVEIRAAVGTDYAMYAVANRELLDLALSGQSVL
- a CDS encoding GntR family transcriptional regulator — encoded protein: MTAHALHREPFLPALRLVAGKKPSVDDIYPRLFDAILEQRIAPASRFTEESLGETFGVSRSVIRRVLAKLSHQQVIILRPNQRAQVAAPDAQQTRQILEARRMTEMTVVQLACAQASSGQIRQLRELIARERDCIERNQRGPAIRLSGEFHLQLAAIAGNAPLAQFLNSLVPLTSLIIAQYEAKACTYCAWQEHVAIVDAVEQCDVNRAISLMTQHLDHLESKLLKLTQ
- a CDS encoding FadR/GntR family transcriptional regulator; the protein is MISTSTVVNSVVEKLRAALARGQWRRGEMLPGQRELAEQMGISRPSLREAVIVLETLGLVRSMPGKGVVVLETSISEPQSSDAVADASLEDILQLRYTLEPFIVGLVAQSISSKEVGQLRLTLMDMREALDAGDAEAGMNAYIGFHEELFALTSNPIFQNVVQQTSNALKQSAQVLRNSPEHLAERLQENDAVVRAIRNKNSALASAEMRKHILQEGLRMGIRLNIPDDHLGS